In a genomic window of Oligoflexia bacterium:
- the rseP gene encoding RIP metalloprotease RseP produces the protein MDTILNFFSQGTSFILPFIILLGVLIFVHELGHFSVAKFFGVRVEVFSLGFGRKILQKKVGDTVYCISMIPFGGYVKMFGDDFTAPISTEEQKYSFSHKPVLQRIAVVLAGPLMNAFFALFLFIIIAAVGEEVLSARVGDVFPGSAAYQAGFRTDDTLKLVNGTPIDRWDTFKKLIEENHGKQSTIVVNRDGKEFPLQVTPQPITNKNILSSATHVGDIEGLTYLKRASAIGVNNPLSSGSRSGLRTGDIVRKIDGKEISIWSELESALIQAEQKSQPTVALEIERAGNPKLQITLEIEKGNPLSGLEPSDLYLSSVISKSAAEEAGIQLGDKLISIAGHKLQRWEDVVKIVQGYKETDGALKVEYFRSGKLMSANVTPRLLKQTDNTGVEQQNYALGVVTGLVFATPETFIAKEANPGNMFARGFNDTVHWTKLTVLSFVKLAQGKVSTKSIGGPLMIGKLASDTWRIGVSPFLKIMAIISINLFILNLLPIPVLDGGHLLFYTIEFFKGTPLSFRKIEAMQQVGMFLLLALMVFSMFNDIVRFFAS, from the coding sequence TTTGATATTTGTTCATGAACTCGGTCATTTCAGCGTTGCTAAATTTTTTGGCGTAAGAGTTGAGGTTTTCTCACTTGGATTTGGTCGAAAAATACTTCAGAAAAAAGTAGGCGACACTGTTTATTGCATCAGCATGATTCCATTTGGCGGATACGTAAAAATGTTTGGTGATGATTTTACAGCGCCAATCTCAACTGAAGAACAAAAATATTCATTTAGCCACAAACCAGTTTTGCAACGAATTGCAGTTGTCTTAGCAGGCCCGCTAATGAACGCATTCTTCGCACTTTTCTTGTTTATCATTATTGCGGCTGTTGGCGAGGAAGTATTATCTGCCAGAGTGGGTGATGTGTTTCCTGGAAGTGCTGCTTATCAAGCTGGCTTTCGCACTGATGACACATTAAAACTGGTCAATGGCACACCCATCGATCGTTGGGATACTTTTAAAAAACTCATTGAAGAAAATCATGGAAAACAATCAACTATTGTTGTTAACCGTGACGGTAAAGAATTTCCGCTTCAAGTAACACCTCAACCCATCACTAACAAAAATATTCTCAGCTCCGCAACCCATGTTGGCGATATAGAGGGTCTCACTTATTTAAAGCGCGCCTCTGCTATTGGTGTGAATAACCCCCTCTCCAGTGGTTCACGCTCGGGTCTTCGCACAGGAGATATCGTTCGTAAAATCGATGGAAAAGAAATTTCAATTTGGAGTGAACTAGAAAGCGCACTTATTCAGGCTGAACAAAAAAGTCAACCTACGGTTGCACTTGAGATTGAAAGAGCCGGGAATCCTAAACTTCAGATCACTCTTGAAATAGAAAAAGGCAACCCTCTATCAGGTTTAGAACCAAGTGATCTTTACCTTTCAAGTGTGATTTCAAAATCAGCAGCAGAAGAAGCGGGAATTCAGCTGGGCGATAAACTCATCTCAATTGCCGGTCACAAACTTCAACGCTGGGAAGATGTTGTAAAAATTGTTCAAGGTTATAAAGAAACAGACGGCGCACTAAAAGTTGAGTACTTCCGCTCTGGTAAACTCATGTCTGCTAATGTAACACCGCGCCTACTTAAACAAACCGACAACACCGGCGTTGAACAACAAAACTACGCTTTGGGTGTAGTTACCGGACTAGTGTTTGCCACTCCAGAAACATTTATTGCCAAAGAAGCAAATCCTGGAAATATGTTTGCCCGTGGTTTTAACGACACTGTCCACTGGACAAAACTTACTGTTTTGAGTTTTGTAAAACTAGCTCAAGGAAAAGTTTCTACCAAGAGTATTGGCGGCCCCTTGATGATCGGAAAACTTGCTAGCGACACATGGCGCATAGGCGTTTCACCATTTTTGAAAATCATGGCAATTATTTCAATCAACCTCTTTATATTAAACCTCTTGCCCATTCCCGTACTCGATGGCGGACATCTTTTGTTCTACACCATCGAATTTTTTAAAGGCACACCACTTAGCTTTAGAAAAATCGAG